Proteins encoded in a region of the Panicum hallii strain FIL2 chromosome 3, PHallii_v3.1, whole genome shotgun sequence genome:
- the LOC112886936 gene encoding protein IQ-DOMAIN 1-like isoform X3: protein MGISAKWIKSLVGLRKHEKGRNAESSVGARRALRALKGLVRLQALVRGHAVRKQAAETLQCMQALVRAQARVRARRVRVSLESQGTQKKHPEKNVHEDHVRDIEEDWCGGIGSVEEMKAKALKRQEAAAKRERAMAYALTHQWQTGSRKQKVASLQDQGLAGDENQWGRNWLERWMAARPWENRLLDSNAKESVTVGDDKPAEEDKAKALNKPKGKVPVSTTQSNGSRQKKGTGDKKSHSDVSGSSSGQSASVQPTASLESSKIKEKPSDEITDEVSSQPSKLASRSTSNPKERPAQVNAPAKKQLSLPNNATANGGVGKRPANSSQTTQAMRSKNAVKGPSKSESREQPKPSSTTVKPVEAQA from the exons ATGGGGATTTCAGCTAAGTGGATAAAATCACTTGTTGGGCTAAGAAAGCATGAAAAGGGGCGAAATGCTGAAAGCAGCGTCGGG GCTAGACGTGCTTTACGGGCGTTAAAAGGACTAGTTAGACTCCAGGCACTTGTAAGAGGTCATGCAGTAAGAAAGCAAGCAGCAGAAACACTTCAGTGCATGCAAGCGCTGGTGAGAGCTCAAGCTCGTGTGAGAGCAAGACGAGTCCGTGTTTCTTTAGAAAGCCAAGGGACCCAAAAGAAACATCCTGAAAAGAATGTTCATGAGGACCATGTTCGAGATATTGAG GAAGACTGGTGTGGTGGTATAGGTTCAGTAGAAGAAATGAAAGCTAAGGCATTAAAAAGGCAAGAAGCTGCGGCTAAGCGGGAAAGGGCGATGGCGTATGCTTTAACCCATCAG TGGCAAACAGGTTCGAGGAAACAGAAAGTAGCGAGCCTCCAAGACCAAGGACTTGCAGGGGATGAGAATCAGTGGGGGCGGAACTGGTTAGAGAGGTGGATGGCTGCACGCCCATGGGAGAACAGGTTACTTGACAGTAATGCCAAAGAAAGTGTCACAGTTGGTGATGACAAACCGGCTGAGGAAGACAAGGCTAAAGCTCTGAACAAACCAAAAGGAAAAGTACCTGTTTCAACCACACAATCAAATGGATCGCGGCAGAAGAAAGGCACAGGCGACAAGAAGTCACATTCTGATGTAAGTGGCTCTTCATCGGGGCAGTCTGCAAGTGTGCAACCAACTGCTTCTTTGGAGTCATCCAAGATAAAAGAGAAGCCATCAGACGAAATCACTGATGAAGTCAGCTCTCAACCTTCGAAATTGGCTTCCCGATCCACGAGCAATCCAAAAGAAAGGCCAGCACAAGTCAATGCACCAGCGAAGAAGCAATTATCCCTTCCTAACAATG CAACAGCCAATGGGGGTGTAGGAAAGCGCCCTGCCAACAGTAGCCAGACCACCCAGGCCATGAGATCGAAGAATGCAGTGAAAGGACCCTCCAAATCTGAATCAAGAGAGCAGCCGAAGCCTTCTAGCACAACCGTGAAGCCAGTCGAGGCACAAGCCTGA
- the LOC112884576 gene encoding probable LRR receptor-like serine/threonine-protein kinase At3g47570, whose amino-acid sequence MGGSSKRHGLFGIVSSRYMLITSCLIYAVHVLPMCIAHPSDEQALLAFKAGISGDPNGVLAAWTPSNGRLNATDSMCRWSGVSCRSQRHPGRVTALELMSSNLTGVISPSLSNLPFLHTLNLSSNRLSGSIPSELGLLRRLQVISLGGNFLTGEIPTSLTNCARLTHLELQRNGLHGEIPVNLSYCRELRVFNVSVNTLSGGIPPSFGSLSKLEFFGLHRSNLTGGIPPSLCNLSSLLVFDASENFNLGGSIPDMLVRLTKLNFLRLASAGLGGKIPTSLFNISSLRVLDLGNNDLSGVLPDDIGSTLRRIEFLSLYNCGLKGRIPPSIGNMTGLYLIQLHINRLQGSVPPDIGRLKDLKVLNLESNQLEDKWDRDWPLIQALGNCSRLFGLSLSSNRFQGVLPPSLLNLTIGIQQILMNGNRISGSMPQEIGRFSKLRVLALADNALTGTIPDTIGGLCNMTGLDVSGNNLSGEIPPMLVANLTQLYFLDLSQNKLHGSIPESLGTMRNIAILDLSYNQFSGMIPKQVLSLSSLTLFLNLSRNIFSGPIPSEVGRLTSLGILDLSNNRLSGEIPQALSQCQAMEHLFLQGNQLVGRIPQSLSSLKGLEYLDMSQNNLSGSVPDFLSTLQYLRYLNLSYNQFDGPVPTKGVFNDSRNFFAAGNRVCGGVSELQLPKCSGTDNSGKRLYKSRTVLILIITIGSFLALILITCTFVMYAKRLNQQLVQSNETSHVPKLIEQHWKLSYAELHRSTDGFSVANLIGVGSFGSVYRGTLGNEGQEVAIKVLNLLQHGAERSFLAECEALRSIRHRNLVKVITACSTMDHSGNDFKALVYEFMPNRDLDKWLRPFIGDSESSSRTLTMGERVSIALDVAEALDYLHHHGHVPIVHCDLKPSNVLLDNDMVAHVGDFGLSRFVQGANSNSFQNTSSTAGIKGTIGYIPPEYGMGGEISVEGDVYSYGILLLEMFTAKRPTDPLFQGGQSIRSYVAAAYPGRVMEAADPTLVHHNENNMDDGSLEECMLSVFRVALRCTEQSPRARLITRDAIRELIAVRDEIREGSY is encoded by the exons ATGGGCGGCAGTAGCAAGAGGCATGGCCTCTTTGGAATTGTGAGTTCCAGATACATGCTCATCACCAGTTGTCTCATTTATGCTGTTCATGTCCTTCCTATGTGCATAGctcatccttctgatgagcaAGCACTGCTTGCATTCAAGGCCGGAATCTCTGGTGATCCGAATGGAGTGCTTGCCGCATGGACACCCTCCAATGGCAGGTTGAATGCCACGGATAGTATGTGCCGGTGGAGCGGTGTGTCATGCCGCTCCCAACGGCACCCTGGCCGTGTCACAGCACTGGAGCTCATGTCATCTAACCTGACGGGTGTAATCAGCCCAAGCCTGTCCAACCTCCCCTTCCTCCACACACTCAACCTCTCTAGCAACCGCCTCTCTGGCAGCATCCCCTCGGAGCTTGGCCTTCTGCGGCGCCTCCAAGTCATCAGCCTCGGAGGGAATTTCCTCACTGGTGAGATACCAACATCTCTCACCAATTGTGCCCGTCTCACCCATTTGGAGTTGCAACGGAATGGGTTGCATGGTGAGATCCCAGTGAACTTGAGCTACTGCAGGGAGCTCCGGGTTTTCAATGTCAGTGTGAACACCTTGTCGGGTGGTATTCCTCCATCCTTTGGGTCACTGTCGAAGCTTGAGTTCTTTGGGCTTCATCGTAGCAACCTCACCGGCGGCATTCCCCCGTCGTTGTGTAACCTCTCATCACTCCTGGTATTTGACGCCAGTGAGAATTTTAATTTGGGTGGTAGCATACCAGACATGCTAGTGAGACTAACCAAACTGAACTTTCTGAGGCTAGCTTCTGCTGGCCTTGGAGGCAAAATCCCAACCTCGCTGTTTAACATATCATCCCTTAGGGTACTTGACTTGGGAAACAATGATCTATCTGGTGTGCTGCCTGATGACATTGGTTCCACTCTACGACGAATTGAATTCCTTTCTTTGTACAACTGCGGGCTCAAAGGGCGCATCCCGCCGTCAATAGGCAACATGACAGGACTGTATCTGATCCAGCTTCACATTAACAGACTGCAGGGTAGTGTGCCACCTGACATTGGCAGGCTGAAGGATCTTAAGGTGCTGAACCTGGAGTCTAACCAGCTTGAGGACAAATGGGACAGGGACTGGCCTCTGATACAAGCACTAGGGAATTGCAGTAGGCTGTTTGGGCTGAGCCTTTCTAGTAACAGGTTTCAAGGTGTGCTTCCCCCTTCTCTTCTCAACCTCACCATTGGCATACAACAAATCTTAATGAATGGAAACAGGATAAGTGGTTCGATGCCCCAAGAGATTGGCAGATTCAGTAAACTCCGTGTTCTTGCGCTCGCTGACAATGCCTTGACTGGTACCATTCCAGACACCATTGGTGGTCTTTGCAACATGACTGGGCTAGATGTCTCTGGCAACAACTTATCTGGAGAGATCCCACCTATGCTTGTTGCAAACCTTACTCAACTTTATTTCCTGGATCTGTCACAGAACAAATTGCATGGAAGCATACCCGAGAGCCTTGGAACTATGAGAAATATTGCAATCCTAGACTTGTCGTACAATCAGTTTAGTGGCATGATACCAAAACAGGTTCTCAGTCTCTCCTCTCTAACCCTGTTCCTTAACCTGTCTCGCAACATCTTCTCAGGTCCAATACCTTCAGAAGTAGGTAGATTGACCAGCCTTGGGATTTTGGACTTGTCAAACAATAGGCTCTCAGGAGAGATACCACAGGCGCTCTCGCAATGCCAAGCGATGGAGCACTTATTTCTGCAGGGAAATCAGCTTGTTGGTAGGATTCCCCAATCACTCAGCTCCCTGAAAGGGCTTGAATACTTGGACATGTCACAGAATAACTTGTCCGGTTCAGTCCCTGATTTCTTATCGACATTGCAGTACTTGCGTTACCTAAACCTGTCCTACAACCAGTTTGATGGACCAGTGCCGACAAAAGGAGTATTCAATGATTCAAGAAACTTCTTTGCTGCTGGGAACAgagtttgtggtggtgtttcaGAGTTGCAGCTGCCGAAATGTTCTGGTACTGATAACTCTGGTAAGAGGTTATACAAATCAAGAACTGTACTGATCCTGATTATTACCATAGGATCTTTCTTGGCCCTAATCCTCATCACATGCACGTTTGTGATGTATGCAAAGCGACTGAATCAGCAGCTTGTGCAGAGTAACGAGACATCTCATGTGCCAAAGTTGATAGAGCAGCACTGGAAATTGTCCTATGCTGAACTGCACAGGTCTACCGATGGGTTTTCTGTAGCTAATCTCATTGGTGTTGGAAGCTTTGGCTCAGTGTACAGAGGAACACTAGGTAATGAAGGGCAGGAAGTCGCAATAAAAGTACTGAACCTCCTACAGCATGGCGCTGAGCGGAGTTTCCTAGCTGAATGTGAGGCGCTGAGAAGTATCCGACACCGCAATCTAGTAAAGGTCATCACAGCCTGTTCAACCATGGATCACAGTGGGAATGATTTTAAAGCTTTGGTGTATGAGTTCATGCCTAACAGAGACCTGGACAAATGGCTTCGTCCATTCATTGGGGATAGTGAGAGTTCCTCTCGGACACTAACCATGGGTGAAAGAGTGAGCATTGCCCTCGACGTTGCTGAGGCTCTTGACTATCTCCACCACCATGGCCATGTACCAATTGTCCACTGTGATCTGAAACCGAGCAATGTCCTTCTCGACAACGACATGGTTGCCCATGTAGGAGACTTTGGTCTGTCACGTTTTGTTCAGGGAGCAAACAGCAACTCATTCCAAAACACTAGTAGTACAGCTGGAATCAAGGGTACCATTGGATACATTCCTCCAG AGTATGGAATGGGTGGTGAAATTTCGGTGGAAGGCGATGTCTACAGCTACGGGATTCTCCTTCTCGAGATGTTCACTGCGAAGCGGCCAACCGACCCTTTGTTTCAGGGAGGCCAAAGCATCCGCAGCTATGTTGCAGCAGCTTACCCTGGGAGAGTCATGGAAGCTGCTGATCCAACGCTTGTTCATCACAATGAGAATAACATGGATGATGGAAGTTTAGAGGAGTGCATGCTGTCAGTGTTCCGAGTCGCATTGCGATGCACGGAGCAATCACCGAGAGCAAGGCTGATCACTAGAGATGCCATCAGAGAGCTAATTGCTGTGAGGGATGAGATTAGAGAAGGTAGCTACTAG
- the LOC112887935 gene encoding uncharacterized protein LOC112887935, giving the protein MASPYAASPYVLSLLLLLSIPAVFLLAPRLIPPRTLPTIPDADETEDLALFRRAVLLSAAPASPKPADTAAGAKTTSFFGAGSGFRKKRKQQPKVAFLFLTNSDLVFAPLWEKFFAGHHGLLNVYVHADPASALTLPPTPSFRGRIIPGKATQRASATLISAARRLLANALLDDPANHFFALLSQSCVPLHPFPALYRTLTSDIAGPKGRHRSFIEILDAEPTLHDRYYARGDDVMLPEVPYDSFRVGSQFFVLTRRHAVMVVRDRRLWNKFKLPCLVKRKYSCYPEEHYFPTLLDMQDPGGSTKFTLTRVNWTDSFDGHPHTYQPEEVSGELIRDLRKSNGTYSHMFARKFAPECLGPLMKIADSVILRD; this is encoded by the coding sequence ATGGCGTCGCCGTACGCCGCCTCGCCGTACGTGCTGtcgctcctgctgctgctctccATCCCGgccgtcttcctcctcgcgccgcGCCTCATCCCGCCGCGGACGCTCCCGACCATCCCGGACGCCGACGAGACCGAGGACCTCGCGCTCttccgccgcgccgtcctcctctccgccgcgcccgccTCGCCCAAGCCCGCcgacaccgccgccggcgccaaaACCACCTCCTTCTTCGGCGCCGGCAGTGGCTTCCGGAAGAAGAGGAAGCAGCAGCCCAAGGTGGCGTTCCTCTTCCTCACCAACTCCGACCTCGTCTTCGCCCCGCTCTGGGAGAAGTTCTTCGCGGGACACCACGGCCTCCTCAACGTCTACGTCCACGCCGACCCCGCGTCGGCGCTCACCCTGCCCCCGACGCCCTCCTTCCGGGGCCGGATCATCCCCGGCAAGGCCACCCAGCGCGCCTCCGCCACGCTCAtctccgccgcgcgccgcctcctCGCCAACGCGCTGCTCGACGACCCGGCCAACCACTTCTTCGCGCTGCTGTCCCAGTCCTGCGTCCCGCTCCACCCGTTCCCGGCCCTGTACCGCACGCTCACCAGCGACATTGCCGGACCCAAGGGCCGCCACCGCAGCTTCATCGAGATCCTAGACGCCGAGCCCACGCTGCACGACCGCTACTACGCCCGCGGCGACGACGTCATGCTCCCGGAGGTGCCATACGACAGCTTCCGCGTGGGCTCCCAGTTCTTCGTGCTCACCAGGAGGCACGCCGTCATGGTGGTCAGGGACCGGAGGCTCTGGAACAAGTTCAAGCTGCCCTGCCTCGTCAAGAGGAAGTACTCGTGCTACCCGGAGGAGCACTACTTCCCGACGCTGCTGGACATGCAGGACCCCGGCGGATCCACCAAGTTCACGCTCACCAGGGTCAACTGGACTGATTCCTTCGACGGCCATCCGCACACCTACCAGCCGGAGGAGGTGTCCGGGGAGCTCATCAGGGATCTGAGGAAGTCCAACGGCACCTACTCGCACATGTTTGCGCGCAAATTCGCGCCCGAGTGCCTTGGGCCGCTGATGAAGATCGCCGACTCCGTCATCCTGCGTGATTAG
- the LOC112886936 gene encoding protein IQ-DOMAIN 1-like isoform X2 — protein MGISAKWIKSLVGLRKHEKGRNAESSVGRSSGAQLLHKQDHSVDTEGALAAEELRVQAAEANIETISNSTSSPSTSFQVSQTERGTKEYQAAIVIQSAFRAFLARRALRALKGLVRLQALVRGHAVRKQAAETLQCMQALVRAQARVRARRVRVSLESQGTQKKHPEKNVHEDHVRDIEEDWCGGIGSVEEMKAKALKRQEAAAKRERAMAYALTHQWQTGSRKQKVASLQDQGLAGDENQWGRNWLERWMAARPWENRLLDSNAKESVTVGDDKPAEEDKAKALNKPKGKVPVSTTQSNGSRQKKGTGDKKSHSDVSGSSSGQSASVQPTASLESSKIKEKPSDEITDEVSSQPSKLASRSTSNPKERPAQVNAPAKKQLSLPNNANGGVGKRPANSSQTTQAMRSKNAVKGPSKSESREQPKPSSTTVKPVEAQA, from the exons ATGGGGATTTCAGCTAAGTGGATAAAATCACTTGTTGGGCTAAGAAAGCATGAAAAGGGGCGAAATGCTGAAAGCAGCGTCGGG AGGAGCTCTGGTGCCCAGTTGCTGCACAAACAGGATCATTCTGTAGATACAGAAGGTGCTCTTGCAGCTGAAGAACTCAGAGTACAAGCTGCTGAAGCAAACATAGAGACAATATCAAATTCCACTTCCTCACCAAGCACATCTTTTCAAGTTTCTCAGACTGAACGTGGTACAAAGGAGTATCAGGCTGCTATAGTTATTCAGTCCGCCTTTCGAGCGTTCCTG GCTAGACGTGCTTTACGGGCGTTAAAAGGACTAGTTAGACTCCAGGCACTTGTAAGAGGTCATGCAGTAAGAAAGCAAGCAGCAGAAACACTTCAGTGCATGCAAGCGCTGGTGAGAGCTCAAGCTCGTGTGAGAGCAAGACGAGTCCGTGTTTCTTTAGAAAGCCAAGGGACCCAAAAGAAACATCCTGAAAAGAATGTTCATGAGGACCATGTTCGAGATATTGAG GAAGACTGGTGTGGTGGTATAGGTTCAGTAGAAGAAATGAAAGCTAAGGCATTAAAAAGGCAAGAAGCTGCGGCTAAGCGGGAAAGGGCGATGGCGTATGCTTTAACCCATCAG TGGCAAACAGGTTCGAGGAAACAGAAAGTAGCGAGCCTCCAAGACCAAGGACTTGCAGGGGATGAGAATCAGTGGGGGCGGAACTGGTTAGAGAGGTGGATGGCTGCACGCCCATGGGAGAACAGGTTACTTGACAGTAATGCCAAAGAAAGTGTCACAGTTGGTGATGACAAACCGGCTGAGGAAGACAAGGCTAAAGCTCTGAACAAACCAAAAGGAAAAGTACCTGTTTCAACCACACAATCAAATGGATCGCGGCAGAAGAAAGGCACAGGCGACAAGAAGTCACATTCTGATGTAAGTGGCTCTTCATCGGGGCAGTCTGCAAGTGTGCAACCAACTGCTTCTTTGGAGTCATCCAAGATAAAAGAGAAGCCATCAGACGAAATCACTGATGAAGTCAGCTCTCAACCTTCGAAATTGGCTTCCCGATCCACGAGCAATCCAAAAGAAAGGCCAGCACAAGTCAATGCACCAGCGAAGAAGCAATTATCCCTTCCTAACAATG CCAATGGGGGTGTAGGAAAGCGCCCTGCCAACAGTAGCCAGACCACCCAGGCCATGAGATCGAAGAATGCAGTGAAAGGACCCTCCAAATCTGAATCAAGAGAGCAGCCGAAGCCTTCTAGCACAACCGTGAAGCCAGTCGAGGCACAAGCCTGA
- the LOC112886936 gene encoding protein IQ-DOMAIN 1-like isoform X1, which produces MGISAKWIKSLVGLRKHEKGRNAESSVGRSSGAQLLHKQDHSVDTEGALAAEELRVQAAEANIETISNSTSSPSTSFQVSQTERGTKEYQAAIVIQSAFRAFLARRALRALKGLVRLQALVRGHAVRKQAAETLQCMQALVRAQARVRARRVRVSLESQGTQKKHPEKNVHEDHVRDIEEDWCGGIGSVEEMKAKALKRQEAAAKRERAMAYALTHQWQTGSRKQKVASLQDQGLAGDENQWGRNWLERWMAARPWENRLLDSNAKESVTVGDDKPAEEDKAKALNKPKGKVPVSTTQSNGSRQKKGTGDKKSHSDVSGSSSGQSASVQPTASLESSKIKEKPSDEITDEVSSQPSKLASRSTSNPKERPAQVNAPAKKQLSLPNNATANGGVGKRPANSSQTTQAMRSKNAVKGPSKSESREQPKPSSTTVKPVEAQA; this is translated from the exons ATGGGGATTTCAGCTAAGTGGATAAAATCACTTGTTGGGCTAAGAAAGCATGAAAAGGGGCGAAATGCTGAAAGCAGCGTCGGG AGGAGCTCTGGTGCCCAGTTGCTGCACAAACAGGATCATTCTGTAGATACAGAAGGTGCTCTTGCAGCTGAAGAACTCAGAGTACAAGCTGCTGAAGCAAACATAGAGACAATATCAAATTCCACTTCCTCACCAAGCACATCTTTTCAAGTTTCTCAGACTGAACGTGGTACAAAGGAGTATCAGGCTGCTATAGTTATTCAGTCCGCCTTTCGAGCGTTCCTG GCTAGACGTGCTTTACGGGCGTTAAAAGGACTAGTTAGACTCCAGGCACTTGTAAGAGGTCATGCAGTAAGAAAGCAAGCAGCAGAAACACTTCAGTGCATGCAAGCGCTGGTGAGAGCTCAAGCTCGTGTGAGAGCAAGACGAGTCCGTGTTTCTTTAGAAAGCCAAGGGACCCAAAAGAAACATCCTGAAAAGAATGTTCATGAGGACCATGTTCGAGATATTGAG GAAGACTGGTGTGGTGGTATAGGTTCAGTAGAAGAAATGAAAGCTAAGGCATTAAAAAGGCAAGAAGCTGCGGCTAAGCGGGAAAGGGCGATGGCGTATGCTTTAACCCATCAG TGGCAAACAGGTTCGAGGAAACAGAAAGTAGCGAGCCTCCAAGACCAAGGACTTGCAGGGGATGAGAATCAGTGGGGGCGGAACTGGTTAGAGAGGTGGATGGCTGCACGCCCATGGGAGAACAGGTTACTTGACAGTAATGCCAAAGAAAGTGTCACAGTTGGTGATGACAAACCGGCTGAGGAAGACAAGGCTAAAGCTCTGAACAAACCAAAAGGAAAAGTACCTGTTTCAACCACACAATCAAATGGATCGCGGCAGAAGAAAGGCACAGGCGACAAGAAGTCACATTCTGATGTAAGTGGCTCTTCATCGGGGCAGTCTGCAAGTGTGCAACCAACTGCTTCTTTGGAGTCATCCAAGATAAAAGAGAAGCCATCAGACGAAATCACTGATGAAGTCAGCTCTCAACCTTCGAAATTGGCTTCCCGATCCACGAGCAATCCAAAAGAAAGGCCAGCACAAGTCAATGCACCAGCGAAGAAGCAATTATCCCTTCCTAACAATG CAACAGCCAATGGGGGTGTAGGAAAGCGCCCTGCCAACAGTAGCCAGACCACCCAGGCCATGAGATCGAAGAATGCAGTGAAAGGACCCTCCAAATCTGAATCAAGAGAGCAGCCGAAGCCTTCTAGCACAACCGTGAAGCCAGTCGAGGCACAAGCCTGA